A section of the Rossellomorea marisflavi genome encodes:
- a CDS encoding thymidine kinase → MYVMKQTGWVEVICGSMFSGKSEELIRRVRRTQFAKQEIAVYKPKLDNRYSEESVVSHNGTSVIAKAMENASSILEDLNPKVDVVAIDEVQFFDDAIVGVAQKLANSGYRVILAGLDQDFRGEPFGPMPELLSIAEQVTKLQAVCAVCGSPASRTQRLINGEPACYDDPIILVGASEAYEPRCRHHHEVPTGVSVTQDMLKN, encoded by the coding sequence GTGTATGTCATGAAACAGACCGGTTGGGTTGAAGTCATTTGCGGCAGTATGTTTTCGGGTAAATCGGAAGAGCTGATCCGCCGGGTCAGACGGACTCAATTTGCCAAACAGGAAATTGCCGTATACAAACCAAAGTTGGATAACCGCTATAGTGAGGAATCCGTGGTGTCCCATAATGGAACATCCGTGATTGCCAAAGCCATGGAGAATGCAAGCAGCATCTTGGAAGATCTGAATCCAAAGGTGGACGTTGTCGCCATCGACGAAGTGCAGTTCTTTGACGATGCCATCGTCGGAGTAGCCCAAAAGCTTGCCAACAGTGGGTATCGCGTAATCCTGGCAGGGCTGGATCAAGATTTCCGGGGGGAGCCATTCGGACCGATGCCGGAACTCCTGTCCATTGCCGAGCAAGTGACGAAGCTGCAAGCCGTCTGTGCCGTCTGCGGATCACCGGCAAGCAGAACTCAGCGTCTCATCAACGGCGAACCTGCATGCTATGATGATCCCATCATCCTTGTCGGCGCATCGGAAGCTTACGAGCCGAGATGCCGCCATCATCATGAAGTCCCGACTGGAGTCAGTGTGACTCAGGATATGCTCAAGAACTGA
- the rpmE gene encoding 50S ribosomal protein L31 yields MKQGIHPKYNTITVKCACGNEFETGSVAEEMRVEVCSECHPFYTGRQKFADAGGRVDRFNKKYGLKSNQ; encoded by the coding sequence ATGAAACAAGGAATTCATCCAAAGTACAACACAATCACTGTGAAATGTGCATGCGGTAACGAATTTGAAACTGGTTCAGTAGCAGAAGAAATGCGCGTTGAGGTTTGTTCTGAATGCCATCCATTCTACACTGGCCGTCAGAAATTCGCGGATGCTGGTGGACGTGTTGACCGTTTCAACAAAAAATACGGTCTTAAATCTAACCAATAA
- the rho gene encoding transcription termination factor Rho: protein MEELTISSLENMKLKELYELAKQYKVSYYSKLTKKELIFAILKVRAEQEGFFFMEGVLEIIQSEGFGFLRPINYSPSSEDIYISASQIRRFDLRNGDKVSGKVRPPKENERYFGLLQVEMVNGEEPNAAKERVHFPGLTPLYPDRQIKLETTPNKISTRIMDLMAPVGFGQRGLVVAPPKAGKTMLIKEIANSITTNHPEAELIILLIDERPEEVTDIERSVEAEVVSSTFDEVPENHIKVAELVLERAMRLVEHKRDVIILMDSITRLARAYNLVIPPSGRTLSGGIDPAAFHRPKRFFGAARNIEEGGSLTVLATALVDTGSRMDDVIYEEFKGTGNMELHLDRSLAERRIFPAIDIRRSGTRKEELLIQPDHLDKLWAIRKAMSDQPDFAEKLMRKIKQTKTNEEFFNVLADEAKKR from the coding sequence ATGGAAGAATTAACGATTTCCAGCTTGGAAAATATGAAGCTGAAAGAGCTTTATGAGCTGGCCAAACAATACAAAGTTTCATATTATAGTAAATTAACGAAAAAAGAGCTTATTTTTGCCATCCTTAAGGTTAGGGCGGAACAGGAAGGCTTCTTCTTCATGGAAGGAGTACTAGAGATCATCCAGTCAGAAGGCTTCGGATTCCTTCGACCGATCAACTATTCACCAAGTTCTGAGGATATTTATATCTCTGCTTCACAGATCAGACGCTTCGATCTGAGGAATGGGGATAAAGTGTCTGGTAAAGTGCGTCCTCCAAAAGAGAACGAGCGCTATTTCGGACTGCTTCAAGTAGAGATGGTCAACGGGGAAGAACCGAATGCAGCGAAGGAACGCGTTCATTTCCCGGGACTTACTCCTTTATATCCTGATCGCCAAATTAAGCTAGAAACCACGCCGAACAAAATCTCGACGCGCATCATGGATCTGATGGCGCCTGTCGGTTTCGGTCAGCGTGGATTGGTCGTTGCCCCGCCTAAAGCGGGTAAAACGATGCTCATCAAGGAGATCGCCAATTCCATTACCACGAATCATCCGGAAGCGGAGCTGATCATCCTCCTCATCGACGAACGTCCTGAGGAAGTGACAGACATCGAGCGTTCCGTTGAAGCGGAAGTGGTCAGCTCGACCTTCGATGAAGTGCCTGAGAATCACATCAAGGTAGCAGAGCTTGTCCTTGAACGTGCAATGCGTCTCGTGGAGCATAAGCGCGATGTCATCATCCTCATGGACAGCATCACCCGTCTGGCACGTGCCTATAACTTGGTCATTCCACCAAGCGGACGTACCCTTTCAGGAGGGATCGACCCGGCGGCATTCCACCGTCCGAAGCGCTTCTTCGGTGCGGCGCGTAATATCGAAGAAGGCGGAAGCCTCACGGTGCTTGCCACGGCTCTTGTTGATACGGGATCTCGTATGGATGATGTCATCTATGAAGAGTTCAAAGGTACGGGCAACATGGAGCTTCACCTTGATCGTTCACTCGCTGAACGACGCATCTTCCCGGCCATCGACATCCGTCGCTCGGGTACGCGTAAGGAAGAACTCCTTATTCAGCCAGACCATCTCGATAAACTGTGGGCCATCCGTAAAGCCATGTCGGATCAGCCTGATTTTGCCGAGAAACTCATGCGTAAAATCAAACAGACGAAGACGAACGAAGAGTTCTTCAACGTGTTGGCTGATGAAGCGAAAAAAAGATAA
- the glpX gene encoding class II fructose-bisphosphatase: MERSLSMELVRVTEGAALASARWMGRGLKDEADDAATSAMRDVFDTVPMKGTVVIGEGEMDEAPMLYIGEKLGTGYGPRVDVAVDPLEGTNIVASGGWNALAVLAVADDGNLLNAPDMYMDKIAVGPEAVGQIDINASILDNLKAVAKAKNKDIEDVVATVLNRERHQHIIQQLRDVGCRIKLINDGDVAGAMNTAFDHTGVDILFGSGGAPEGVLAAVALKCLGGEIQGKLLPQNDAELQRCIGMGLDVDKILRMEDLVCGDDAIFAATGVTDGELLKGVQLKGAYGLTHSVVMRAKSGTVRFIDGRHSLQKKPNLVMK, encoded by the coding sequence ATGGAGAGAAGTTTATCGATGGAACTTGTACGGGTGACGGAAGGCGCCGCGCTTGCATCAGCTCGCTGGATGGGACGCGGTTTGAAGGATGAAGCAGACGACGCTGCAACATCTGCCATGAGGGATGTATTCGATACGGTACCGATGAAGGGAACGGTCGTCATCGGTGAAGGCGAGATGGACGAAGCGCCTATGCTGTATATCGGAGAAAAGCTCGGGACAGGCTATGGTCCGCGCGTGGATGTAGCCGTCGATCCCTTGGAAGGGACGAATATCGTCGCTTCCGGTGGATGGAACGCACTTGCGGTCCTGGCTGTTGCCGATGATGGCAATCTGTTGAATGCTCCTGATATGTACATGGACAAAATCGCCGTCGGGCCAGAAGCCGTCGGGCAGATCGATATCAACGCGTCCATCCTGGACAACCTGAAAGCTGTCGCCAAGGCAAAGAACAAAGACATCGAGGATGTAGTGGCAACGGTCCTGAACCGTGAACGCCATCAGCATATCATCCAGCAGCTCAGGGACGTCGGATGCCGGATCAAACTCATCAATGATGGGGATGTTGCAGGTGCCATGAACACGGCCTTTGACCATACGGGTGTGGACATTCTCTTCGGATCGGGTGGAGCTCCTGAAGGGGTCCTCGCTGCTGTTGCATTGAAGTGCCTTGGAGGAGAGATCCAAGGGAAGCTGCTTCCTCAAAATGATGCCGAACTGCAACGATGCATCGGTATGGGCCTAGATGTCGACAAGATCCTTCGCATGGAGGACCTTGTATGCGGAGATGACGCCATCTTCGCGGCTACGGGTGTCACCGATGGGGAGCTCCTGAAAGGTGTCCAGCTGAAAGGTGCCTACGGGTTGACCCACTCGGTCGTCATGCGTGCCAAATCCGGAACCGTACGATTCATCGATGGAAGGCACAGCCTCCAAAAGAAACCGAATCTCGTCATGAAATAA
- a CDS encoding UDP-N-acetylglucosamine 1-carboxyvinyltransferase, producing MEKLKIAGGYPLEGTIKVSGAKNSAVALIPATILADSPVTIEGLPDISDVRTLKDLLEEIGGTVSLGDDGEMNVDPSSMVSMPLPSGKVKKLRASYYLMGAMLGRFKKAVIGLPGGCHLGPRPIDQHIKGFEALGAEVTNEQGAIYLRADELRGARIYLDVVSVGATINIMLAAVRAKGRTVIENAAKEPEIIDVATLLSNMGAKIKGAGTDVIRIDGVDELHGCRHTIIPDRIEAGTFMILAAAVGKGVLVDNVIPLHMESVIAKLREMGVPVETNDDQIFIGRADKLKAVDVKTLVYPGFPTDLQQPFTTLLNRAEGSAVVTDTIYSARFKHIDELRRMNATIKVEGRSAIVNGPVQLQGAKVKASDLRAGAALVIAGLMGEGVTEVTGLEHIDRGYSDLVEKLEGLGATIWREKMTEEELEQLKS from the coding sequence ATGGAAAAGCTTAAAATTGCAGGCGGCTATCCGCTTGAGGGGACCATCAAGGTAAGTGGGGCGAAAAACAGCGCCGTCGCCCTGATCCCGGCTACCATTCTGGCCGATTCCCCTGTGACGATTGAAGGGCTTCCGGATATCTCAGATGTACGGACGCTCAAAGACCTCCTTGAAGAAATCGGGGGTACGGTCAGCCTCGGTGATGATGGAGAAATGAATGTCGATCCATCCAGCATGGTGTCCATGCCTCTGCCGAGTGGAAAAGTGAAAAAACTTCGTGCTTCCTACTATTTGATGGGTGCCATGCTTGGACGCTTCAAGAAAGCCGTCATTGGCCTGCCTGGGGGATGCCACCTTGGACCCCGTCCCATCGACCAGCATATCAAAGGCTTTGAGGCCTTGGGGGCCGAAGTGACGAATGAGCAGGGAGCCATCTATCTCCGTGCTGATGAACTCAGAGGCGCCAGGATCTATCTTGATGTGGTGAGCGTAGGAGCCACTATCAACATCATGCTTGCTGCCGTCCGGGCAAAAGGCCGTACGGTCATCGAAAACGCGGCCAAAGAACCGGAAATCATCGATGTGGCTACGCTTCTATCGAATATGGGTGCGAAGATCAAAGGGGCGGGAACTGACGTGATCCGGATCGATGGAGTCGATGAGCTTCACGGATGCCGCCACACGATCATCCCTGATCGGATCGAAGCCGGGACATTCATGATCCTCGCCGCTGCCGTCGGCAAAGGCGTATTGGTCGATAATGTCATTCCTCTCCATATGGAATCCGTCATCGCCAAGCTCAGGGAAATGGGTGTACCTGTCGAGACGAACGATGATCAGATTTTCATCGGCAGGGCGGACAAGCTCAAAGCCGTCGATGTGAAGACCCTCGTCTACCCTGGTTTCCCGACAGACCTCCAGCAGCCGTTCACGACCCTCCTGAATAGGGCGGAAGGTTCAGCTGTGGTGACTGATACAATCTATTCTGCGCGGTTCAAGCATATTGACGAGCTCAGAAGGATGAATGCAACGATCAAGGTTGAGGGGCGTTCCGCCATCGTCAATGGACCTGTACAACTGCAGGGAGCCAAGGTGAAGGCAAGTGACCTTCGCGCTGGTGCGGCTCTTGTCATTGCCGGACTCATGGGGGAAGGCGTCACGGAAGTCACAGGGTTGGAACATATCGATCGCGGTTACAGCGACCTCGTCGAAAAGCTCGAAGGATTGGGTGCAACCATCTGGAGAGAGAAGATGACCGAGGAAGAATTGGAACAACTAAAATCGTAA
- the fsa gene encoding fructose-6-phosphate aldolase, protein MKFFIDTANLDEIREAYNWGIVSGVTTNPSLVAKEKGVTFEERLKEITELVPGSVSAEVIALDAEGMIKEGLELAKIAPNITIKLPMTPDGLTAASTFAKEGIKTNVTLIFSANQALLAARAGATYVSPFLGRLDDIGHDGLELVSKIAEIFAIHGLETEIIAASTRHPQHITEAALRGAHIATVPLKVLKQLFHHPLTDKGIEAFLADWNNR, encoded by the coding sequence ATGAAATTTTTTATTGATACAGCGAACCTGGACGAAATCAGAGAAGCGTACAACTGGGGGATCGTGTCTGGTGTGACGACGAATCCATCTTTGGTGGCAAAGGAAAAAGGGGTGACCTTTGAAGAACGCCTCAAGGAAATCACAGAGCTCGTACCGGGATCTGTCAGCGCAGAAGTCATTGCGCTAGATGCTGAAGGAATGATCAAGGAAGGGCTGGAACTGGCCAAGATCGCTCCGAATATCACGATCAAATTGCCGATGACCCCGGATGGGCTAACGGCAGCATCTACTTTTGCTAAAGAAGGAATCAAGACCAATGTGACGTTAATCTTCAGTGCGAACCAAGCACTCCTTGCCGCCCGTGCAGGTGCTACCTACGTTTCGCCTTTTTTAGGAAGACTAGATGATATCGGGCATGACGGTCTTGAACTGGTATCGAAGATTGCTGAAATCTTTGCCATCCACGGTCTTGAAACAGAGATTATCGCGGCGTCCACCCGCCATCCGCAACATATTACGGAAGCGGCGCTCCGGGGGGCACATATTGCCACTGTCCCTCTCAAAGTGCTCAAGCAGCTGTTCCATCATCCACTGACGGATAAAGGGATTGAAGCGTTCCTGGCAGACTGGAACAACCGCTGA
- a CDS encoding class II fructose-bisphosphate aldolase — protein MPLVSMKDMLIQAKEKNYAVGQFNLNNLEFTQAILQAAEEEKSPVILGVSEGAARYMSGFKTVVKIVEGLMEDLNITVPVAIHLDHGSSFDKCKEAIDAGFTSVMIDASHGPFEENIEITSKVVEYAHSKGVSVEAELGTVGGQEDDVIADGVIYADPKECQELVERTGIDTLAPALGSVHGPYKGEPNLGFKEMEEIGAATGVPLVLHGGTGIPTKDIQKAISYGTAKINVNTENQIASAKKVREVLAADSEVYDPRKYLGPAREAIKATVIGKMREFGSSNQA, from the coding sequence ATGCCTTTAGTGTCTATGAAAGACATGCTTATTCAAGCAAAAGAAAAAAACTATGCAGTTGGTCAGTTCAACCTGAACAATCTTGAGTTCACTCAAGCGATCCTGCAAGCTGCAGAAGAAGAGAAATCACCTGTCATTCTAGGTGTTTCTGAAGGTGCGGCACGTTACATGAGCGGATTCAAAACAGTTGTGAAGATTGTTGAAGGTCTTATGGAAGACTTGAACATCACTGTACCTGTTGCAATCCACTTGGACCACGGTTCAAGCTTCGATAAATGTAAAGAAGCGATCGACGCTGGCTTCACATCTGTTATGATCGATGCTTCGCACGGTCCTTTCGAAGAAAATATCGAAATCACTTCCAAAGTGGTTGAATATGCTCACTCAAAAGGTGTTTCTGTTGAAGCTGAACTTGGAACAGTGGGCGGTCAAGAAGATGATGTCATCGCTGATGGCGTAATCTATGCTGACCCTAAAGAGTGTCAAGAACTAGTAGAACGTACTGGTATCGATACACTTGCTCCAGCTCTTGGTTCTGTTCACGGTCCTTACAAAGGTGAACCAAACCTAGGGTTCAAAGAAATGGAAGAAATCGGAGCAGCTACTGGTGTTCCTCTAGTTCTTCACGGTGGTACTGGAATTCCGACAAAAGATATCCAAAAAGCGATCTCTTACGGAACTGCTAAAATCAACGTGAACACTGAAAACCAAATCGCTTCAGCTAAGAAAGTACGCGAAGTACTTGCTGCTGATTCTGAAGTATACGATCCACGTAAATACCTCGGACCTGCTCGCGAAGCAATCAAAGCGACAGTAATCGGTAAAATGCGTGAATTCGGTTCTTCTAACCAAGCGTAA